A section of the Chryseobacterium ginsenosidimutans genome encodes:
- a CDS encoding hybrid sensor histidine kinase/response regulator, whose protein sequence is MILIVDDNQSNLYSLKKLLESKDFQVDTADSGEKALGKALKNDYALIILDVQMPDMDGFEVAETLAGYSKTKEIPIIFLSAVNTEKRFITRGYASGGKDYVTKPVDPEILMLKVKTFYNLQEQNIAMKKTQQSLELEVKGRRESQVTMKSQIDHFHLMLESLPQIAFTLNEKGIVDFVNVKWFQYSDSEQSFPETHPDDLNIKEELERCKKKGKALELEIRIKNIESGSYRYHLLRVTPVYDENIIKNWVGTFTDIDDQKKVEKEKDEFLSIASHELKTPLTSIKAYVQLLERKLKLDRGTAEAGFVTKVQDQIEKLNTLITDLLDVSKIENGKLKINKKPVNLGNVINNAIETILQTHDENKIKIKRDGIIPDILIPLDEIRIEQVLINFLTNAIKYSPQNNQIIVTTFVDEEEQEVKVNVTDFGIGIPDFKQEAVFNKFYRVEESSLQFQGMGIGLFICSEIIKQHHGNIGVSSKVDEGSTFYFTLPLN, encoded by the coding sequence ATGATCTTAATTGTTGATGATAACCAAAGTAATCTATATTCATTGAAAAAATTACTTGAATCTAAAGATTTTCAGGTAGATACGGCCGATTCTGGTGAAAAGGCTTTAGGAAAAGCATTGAAAAATGATTATGCTCTTATTATTCTGGATGTACAAATGCCAGATATGGATGGTTTTGAAGTTGCCGAAACGTTGGCTGGTTACAGCAAAACAAAGGAAATTCCCATTATATTTTTATCGGCGGTGAATACCGAAAAAAGATTTATAACGCGAGGTTATGCTTCAGGCGGGAAAGATTATGTAACAAAACCTGTGGATCCGGAAATTCTTATGCTTAAAGTGAAAACTTTCTACAATCTTCAGGAGCAGAATATTGCGATGAAAAAAACGCAGCAAAGTTTGGAACTTGAAGTGAAAGGACGGAGGGAATCTCAGGTTACGATGAAATCTCAGATCGATCATTTTCACCTGATGCTGGAATCTCTGCCGCAAATTGCCTTCACTCTAAACGAAAAGGGAATTGTAGATTTTGTTAATGTAAAGTGGTTTCAATATTCTGATTCTGAGCAGAGTTTCCCGGAAACTCATCCCGATGATCTCAATATTAAAGAAGAGCTTGAACGTTGCAAAAAGAAAGGAAAAGCTTTAGAATTGGAAATCAGGATAAAAAATATTGAGTCCGGAAGTTATCGGTATCATCTTTTGCGTGTGACACCGGTTTATGATGAAAACATCATTAAAAACTGGGTAGGAACTTTTACAGATATTGACGATCAGAAGAAAGTAGAGAAAGAAAAGGATGAATTTTTAAGTATTGCAAGCCATGAATTAAAAACTCCCTTAACGAGTATTAAAGCTTATGTTCAGCTATTGGAACGCAAATTAAAACTGGATCGAGGAACTGCAGAAGCAGGGTTTGTAACAAAAGTTCAGGATCAGATTGAAAAGTTAAATACTCTGATAACAGATTTGCTGGATGTTTCAAAAATTGAAAATGGTAAACTGAAAATCAATAAAAAGCCAGTCAATCTTGGAAATGTTATCAATAATGCAATCGAGACCATATTGCAGACTCATGACGAAAATAAAATCAAAATAAAACGTGACGGCATAATCCCGGATATTTTAATTCCGCTTGATGAAATAAGAATTGAGCAGGTTTTGATAAATTTTTTAACAAATGCTATTAAATATTCTCCTCAAAATAATCAGATTATCGTAACAACTTTTGTGGATGAAGAAGAACAGGAAGTAAAAGTGAATGTTACCGACTTCGGAATCGGGATTCCAGATTTCAAACAGGAAGCCGTATTCAATAAATTTTACCGTGTTGAAGAATCCTCACTTCAGTTCCAGGGAATGGGAATTGGCCTGTTCATCTGCTCTGAAATCATCAAACAGCACCACGGAAACATCGGAGTTTCAAGTAAAGTAGACGAAGGTTCTACATTTTATTTCACTTTACCTTTAAATTAA
- a CDS encoding Dps family protein → MKTNIGLTEQNTDAVAAQLAKLLADEFLLYTKTRNAHWNVTGENFHANHIFFEEQYRQLDELIDSVAERMRKIGHYAPATMKIYLELTHLTEYSDRTNDGLGFMKDLLKDHESIIDFLRGNITPFAEEYKDYGSSDFITGLMETHEEMAWMIRSYFR, encoded by the coding sequence ATGAAAACAAACATCGGACTTACAGAACAAAACACAGACGCTGTGGCAGCACAATTGGCAAAATTACTGGCTGACGAATTTTTACTTTATACCAAAACAAGAAATGCACACTGGAATGTTACCGGAGAGAATTTCCATGCCAACCACATCTTCTTCGAAGAACAGTACAGACAACTCGACGAATTGATCGACAGTGTTGCAGAACGTATGCGAAAAATCGGTCATTATGCACCGGCAACAATGAAGATTTATCTTGAACTGACCCATCTTACAGAATACAGCGACAGAACAAACGACGGTTTAGGCTTTATGAAAGACCTTTTGAAAGATCACGAAAGTATCATAGATTTTTTAAGAGGAAACATCACACCTTTTGCCGAAGAATACAAAGATTATGGAAGCAGCGATTTCATTACAGGACTGATGGAAACTCATGAAGAAATGGCCTGGATGATTCGCTCTTACTTCAGATAA
- a CDS encoding LytR/AlgR family response regulator transcription factor produces the protein MKALIVDDNDIARTTLAHLAKQIPNLTIVNEYSNAIEAYNHLQNNHIDLIFLDIEMPEMTGIELTKNLSGKDILIIFTSSNKEYALEAFELNIADYILKPVMPARFLQAVSKAQSILESRKENVEMTNDEFLFVRDSNITRRLKLDDIFYAEAMGDYVKFFTKEKMFAIHGKMKTAEERLPKDHFIRVHRSYIVSVGKIDTLQDGGIMIDGKFIPVADAYRKALNTRMNVF, from the coding sequence ATGAAAGCTTTAATCGTTGATGATAATGATATTGCAAGAACAACTTTGGCTCATCTCGCAAAACAGATTCCGAATCTTACCATTGTCAATGAATATTCTAATGCGATTGAAGCTTACAATCATTTGCAGAACAATCACATAGATCTGATATTTTTAGACATCGAAATGCCGGAAATGACGGGAATTGAATTGACCAAAAACCTTTCCGGGAAAGATATTCTCATCATTTTCACGTCTTCCAATAAAGAATATGCGCTCGAAGCTTTTGAACTCAATATTGCAGATTATATCCTCAAACCGGTAATGCCTGCAAGGTTTTTACAGGCAGTAAGCAAGGCCCAGTCAATTCTGGAAAGCAGAAAAGAAAATGTAGAAATGACCAATGACGAGTTTTTATTCGTCAGAGATTCCAATATCACAAGACGTTTGAAGCTGGATGATATTTTTTATGCGGAAGCAATGGGCGATTATGTAAAATTTTTCACCAAAGAGAAAATGTTTGCCATACACGGCAAAATGAAAACTGCGGAAGAACGTTTACCAAAAGATCATTTCATTAGAGTTCATCGCTCTTACATTGTTTCTGTAGGCAAGATTGACACCTTACAGGATGGCGGAATTATGATTGACGGAAAATTCATTCCCGTTGCTGATGCCTATCGAAAAGCGCTCAACACCAGAATGAACGTTTTTTAA
- a CDS encoding hybrid sensor histidine kinase/response regulator, with translation MNNKRFSFFIILTFIAGSLLLIAVQINSAKNTKELIKNNNRLLKELRSNNHLREIDRDILGVESRIRASIATNDTTHLEGIDQKINQIENFLDSLSRDNADSVEEKLIHRLSVLAMEKKTTKEKLLHRYLSLGNMDDQTSIANPRARRISNEITSITAKIYESRRLHMVELSKRSEEMGQKARMYDICLLILLILSGAIVGYHILLQFKRQRLLIQELDVAEKKASVAAQTKENFLANMSHEIRTPLSGILGFTNLLQKRTLDATSAEFVSSIQRSGENLMAIINDILDLSKIEAGMMRITPGIFSINGLVNSVETFFVERAKEKGLTIASKVETSIPDTLTGDATRLTQILVNLIGNAIKFTDQGSINIEIYNKQQTENEVIVGFKVSDTGIGIDKGKLNEVFERFNQGEDSTTRNYGGTGLGLSIVKNLILLQKGDIEVSSEQGKGTTFHFYIPYSIAEEQLNTVPIADTNYFKDKSNTPLRVLVVDDNAINQSLMKHLLMQWNIDFGTASNGLEAVEYLQNNNCDLILMDIQMPQMDGYVATQKIREELKLNIPIIAMTAHALAGEREKCLSRGMNEYISKPIKEEELFKLISNFGLKEGDNKETVTEEKTPVYQYIDLTYMQSVSGGDKSFEKIVSQQFIDNVPHHLKQLITAYQNLDFTTVKLRAHDLKSSVAIMGLLPLLQEKLDILEMITEENSIAEETLEEVKNIISQAASEAEEFSKSL, from the coding sequence ATGAACAACAAACGTTTTAGTTTTTTTATAATACTGACCTTCATTGCGGGCTCTCTCCTGTTGATAGCTGTACAGATCAATTCAGCTAAAAATACGAAAGAGCTCATCAAAAATAATAACAGGCTTTTAAAGGAGCTTCGTTCCAATAATCATTTAAGAGAAATCGACCGTGATATTTTAGGTGTTGAAAGTAGGATCAGAGCATCAATAGCAACCAATGACACAACACATCTGGAAGGTATCGACCAAAAAATCAACCAGATAGAAAACTTCCTTGATTCACTTTCAAGAGACAATGCAGATTCAGTAGAAGAAAAGCTGATTCACCGGCTCAGCGTTCTTGCAATGGAAAAGAAAACAACCAAGGAAAAATTACTGCACCGCTACCTTTCTTTGGGAAATATGGATGACCAAACTTCAATTGCAAATCCTCGGGCCAGAAGAATTTCAAATGAAATTACTTCCATTACCGCAAAAATCTATGAAAGCCGAAGGTTACATATGGTTGAGCTCAGCAAACGAAGCGAGGAAATGGGACAAAAAGCAAGAATGTACGACATTTGTCTACTCATTTTGTTAATATTAAGCGGTGCCATTGTCGGTTATCACATTCTTCTTCAGTTCAAGCGTCAGCGATTACTCATACAGGAATTGGATGTTGCCGAGAAAAAAGCGTCAGTTGCAGCGCAAACCAAAGAAAATTTCCTTGCCAATATGAGCCACGAAATCCGTACACCATTAAGCGGAATATTAGGCTTTACCAATTTATTGCAAAAAAGAACTCTGGATGCAACTTCTGCCGAATTTGTGTCTTCCATTCAGCGTTCCGGAGAAAATCTGATGGCAATTATTAATGACATTCTGGATTTATCAAAAATAGAGGCAGGAATGATGCGCATCACACCCGGAATATTCAGCATCAACGGATTGGTGAATTCCGTAGAAACATTTTTTGTAGAGCGTGCAAAGGAAAAAGGACTGACAATTGCCAGCAAAGTAGAAACATCAATTCCTGATACTTTGACAGGTGATGCAACGAGATTAACCCAGATCTTGGTCAACCTCATCGGAAATGCGATAAAATTTACAGATCAGGGAAGCATCAATATTGAAATTTACAATAAACAACAAACTGAAAACGAAGTCATTGTCGGTTTTAAAGTTTCAGATACAGGAATCGGGATTGATAAAGGAAAACTGAATGAGGTTTTCGAAAGATTTAATCAGGGCGAAGACTCCACAACCAGAAATTACGGCGGAACAGGATTAGGATTATCTATTGTAAAAAATCTTATTTTACTGCAAAAAGGCGATATCGAAGTCAGCAGTGAACAGGGAAAAGGCACCACTTTTCACTTTTATATTCCGTACAGTATTGCAGAAGAACAGCTCAATACAGTTCCTATCGCTGATACCAATTATTTTAAAGATAAATCAAATACGCCTTTACGAGTTTTGGTGGTAGACGACAATGCTATCAATCAAAGTCTCATGAAACATTTACTAATGCAGTGGAATATTGATTTCGGAACGGCTTCAAACGGTTTAGAAGCTGTAGAATATCTTCAAAATAACAATTGTGACCTGATTTTAATGGATATTCAAATGCCACAGATGGACGGTTATGTAGCAACACAAAAAATACGGGAAGAATTGAAATTAAACATTCCGATCATTGCAATGACTGCACACGCTCTGGCGGGAGAAAGAGAGAAATGCCTCAGCCGCGGAATGAACGAGTATATCTCAAAGCCGATCAAAGAAGAAGAACTTTTCAAACTGATTTCAAATTTCGGATTGAAGGAAGGAGACAATAAAGAAACGGTAACCGAAGAAAAAACGCCTGTTTATCAATATATCGATCTTACTTATATGCAGTCGGTAAGCGGTGGTGATAAGAGTTTTGAAAAAATTGTCAGTCAACAGTTTATCGATAATGTACCCCATCACCTGAAACAGTTGATAACAGCGTATCAAAACCTGGACTTTACAACTGTAAAATTACGTGCGCACGACCTCAAATCCAGTGTTGCAATAATGGGATTGCTTCCATTATTACAGGAAAAACTGGATATACTTGAAATGATCACTGAAGAAAATTCAATAGCCGAAGAAACTTTAGAAGAGGTGAAAAACATCATTTCACAAGCTGCTTCGGAAGCAGAAGAATTTTCAAAATCACTTTAA
- a CDS encoding NADH:flavin oxidoreductase/NADH oxidase, translating into MNLFSPIQLRSLTLKNRIVVSPMQQYSAKNGVPGNWHLVHLGSRAVGGAGLILTECTAVSPEGLATLNDVGIWNEEQKNAWKNIVDFVHEQDAKIGIQLWHSGGKGSLKHPNERMKPLGTEEGGWTVKSSSAREFNGVFAEELSILEIQELKVKFVQAAFRAVDAGFDTIELHAGHGYLFHQFYSAVINKRQDEYGGSFENRIRFLVETVQDIRKAIPVEMPLLVRISAVDYIESEEAWTLEDSIALSKILRENGVDFITTSGGGFTNVSKDRVFPGYQVPFAKAIKQQTGILTGAVGMITEARQADEIISNQEADLVIIAREHLRDPYFAIHSAKELDIETEIPWQYKRAF; encoded by the coding sequence ATGAATTTATTTTCTCCTATACAACTTCGCAGTCTTACATTAAAAAACAGAATAGTAGTGTCTCCAATGCAGCAGTACAGCGCAAAAAACGGTGTTCCCGGAAATTGGCATCTTGTGCATTTGGGAAGTCGTGCTGTTGGTGGTGCAGGTTTAATCCTTACCGAATGTACCGCCGTTTCTCCGGAAGGTCTCGCTACATTAAATGATGTAGGAATCTGGAATGAGGAACAAAAAAATGCATGGAAAAACATTGTGGATTTTGTTCACGAGCAGGATGCTAAAATAGGAATCCAGCTTTGGCATTCCGGAGGAAAAGGAAGCCTGAAACATCCTAATGAACGAATGAAACCGCTCGGTACGGAAGAAGGCGGATGGACAGTAAAATCTTCTTCTGCAAGAGAATTTAACGGAGTTTTCGCAGAGGAATTAAGCATTCTTGAAATTCAGGAGCTGAAAGTTAAATTTGTTCAGGCGGCATTCCGTGCTGTGGATGCAGGTTTTGATACGATTGAATTGCATGCAGGACACGGCTATTTATTTCACCAGTTTTATTCTGCAGTGATCAATAAAAGACAAGACGAATATGGTGGAAGCTTTGAAAATAGAATCCGTTTTTTAGTAGAAACCGTTCAGGATATCAGAAAAGCGATTCCTGTTGAAATGCCTTTATTGGTAAGGATTTCTGCTGTAGATTACATTGAATCTGAAGAAGCCTGGACATTGGAAGACAGCATTGCTCTTTCAAAAATACTGAGAGAAAATGGTGTAGATTTTATCACCACTTCCGGTGGCGGATTTACGAATGTGAGCAAAGACAGGGTATTTCCCGGTTATCAGGTTCCGTTTGCAAAGGCTATTAAACAGCAGACAGGAATACTTACCGGAGCTGTCGGAATGATTACAGAAGCCAGACAGGCAGATGAAATTATATCAAACCAAGAGGCTGATTTAGTGATTATTGCCCGAGAACATTTACGTGATCCTTATTTTGCCATTCATTCTGCGAAAGAATTAGATATTGAAACAGAGATTCCGTGGCAGTATAAAAGAGCTTTTTAA
- a CDS encoding antibiotic biosynthesis monooxygenase yields MENQGASVVITHHILDGKRQEYEKWLDEIVPITKHSEGFIDLQIVRPIPDLTFVYTVIIRFDTISHLKHWMESDNRKMLIEKANPLFRKNDNYKIKSGLDFLFESENETKVPVRWKQFLVTWSAIYPLSLLIPLFVLPFLRFLKIPVNHYFDGLIVSGCIVFLMVFAVMPNYTRLIRKWLYK; encoded by the coding sequence ATGGAAAACCAAGGCGCATCCGTTGTTATTACACACCATATTTTGGATGGTAAAAGACAGGAATATGAAAAATGGCTTGACGAAATTGTTCCCATCACGAAACATTCTGAAGGCTTTATTGATTTGCAGATTGTACGTCCGATTCCTGACCTGACCTTTGTTTATACCGTGATTATAAGATTCGACACCATCAGTCATCTTAAACATTGGATGGAATCTGACAACCGGAAAATGCTGATAGAAAAGGCAAATCCCTTATTTCGGAAAAACGATAATTACAAAATAAAATCCGGACTCGATTTTCTTTTTGAATCTGAGAACGAAACTAAAGTTCCTGTCCGCTGGAAACAATTTCTGGTAACCTGGTCTGCCATTTATCCGTTATCGCTTCTGATTCCCTTATTTGTACTGCCTTTTTTAAGGTTTTTAAAGATTCCTGTCAACCATTATTTTGATGGGCTCATCGTTTCAGGATGTATTGTTTTTCTGATGGTATTTGCGGTGATGCCGAATTATACCAGACTCATTAGAAAATGGCTTTATAAATAA
- a CDS encoding cupin domain-containing protein, whose amino-acid sequence MNTEKLSFKYELEKKAPRTNDGGTTRGASVKDFPASIGIAGVSMRLQPGSMRELHWHANAAEWAYVISGTVRTTIIHPDGHSYTDNFEPGDVWYFPKGYGHSIQATGTEECHFILIFDNGNFSEDHTFSVTDFISSMPPEIVAQNLGLTLEEVAALPQKEAYFAAGIVPDELSFTAAARPEESDIELTSFHRYPLHSQQPRIIPGGGLQRLVTSKEFPISKTMAGSVLELQPGALREMHWHPNADEWQYFISGQAEMSVFLAEGTVVTEQFNAGDVGYVPMGAGHYIKNTGDTVCKVLIGFNSGVYESIDVSEWLAGNPKDVVVTNLGLKEGEIEKFPAKKVFIQPAK is encoded by the coding sequence ATGAATACCGAAAAATTAAGCTTCAAATACGAATTAGAAAAAAAAGCTCCCCGCACCAATGACGGCGGAACAACAAGAGGAGCTTCCGTAAAAGATTTCCCTGCATCTATAGGAATTGCAGGAGTATCAATGAGACTGCAACCGGGAAGCATGCGCGAATTACACTGGCACGCCAACGCCGCAGAATGGGCTTACGTAATTTCCGGAACGGTTCGTACAACGATCATTCATCCTGACGGACACAGCTATACAGATAATTTTGAACCGGGAGATGTTTGGTATTTCCCAAAAGGATATGGCCACTCTATACAGGCAACAGGAACAGAAGAATGTCATTTTATTTTAATTTTTGATAACGGTAATTTCTCAGAAGACCATACATTCAGCGTAACAGATTTTATATCAAGTATGCCTCCTGAAATTGTTGCACAGAATTTAGGTTTAACGCTTGAAGAAGTAGCTGCATTACCTCAAAAAGAAGCCTATTTCGCAGCCGGTATTGTTCCTGATGAGCTATCATTCACAGCAGCTGCCCGTCCCGAAGAATCTGATATAGAATTAACCAGTTTCCACCGTTATCCTTTGCATTCTCAACAACCAAGAATCATTCCTGGAGGAGGTTTGCAGAGATTGGTTACCAGTAAAGAATTTCCTATCAGTAAAACAATGGCAGGTTCTGTTCTGGAATTGCAACCCGGAGCTTTAAGAGAAATGCACTGGCATCCTAATGCAGATGAGTGGCAGTATTTTATTTCCGGACAGGCAGAAATGTCGGTATTTTTAGCGGAAGGTACTGTTGTAACAGAGCAATTCAATGCAGGTGATGTCGGATATGTTCCGATGGGAGCCGGACATTACATCAAAAATACAGGAGATACGGTTTGTAAAGTCCTTATCGGATTCAACAGCGGTGTTTATGAGTCTATTGATGTAAGCGAATGGCTGGCCGGAAATCCGAAAGATGTAGTGGTAACTAACCTTGGTCTGAAAGAAGGCGAAATAGAAAAATTCCCTGCAAAGAAGGTTTTTATCCAGCCCGCAAAATAA
- a CDS encoding YoaK family protein, translating into MEQSIISSSIISYSSEQIRTQERLAIFLALIAGYIDATGVIKWKTYVSFMSGNTTQLGTALSTDKSAIIITSFTVIACFLIGIYAATCLSLWKKTRSKVLPFYIVSGILIFYTIIAYFYHINVISSIAIIGFSMGIMNTIVTSVGSQKVNTDFVTGTLNSLARNTAMLSMTKDKAEKEEYKSNAIHLLLLWIGFLSGAFIAPFLLDYLGKWTFILPATLLMICGLLISKTLKVKNT; encoded by the coding sequence ATGGAACAGTCAATAATTTCGTCATCAATCATTTCATATTCATCTGAACAGATCAGGACGCAAGAGAGACTGGCGATATTCTTAGCTTTGATTGCAGGATATATTGACGCAACAGGTGTTATCAAATGGAAAACCTATGTTTCTTTTATGAGTGGAAACACAACGCAGTTAGGAACAGCACTTTCAACTGATAAATCTGCAATAATAATCACTTCATTTACAGTAATTGCCTGTTTCTTAATTGGAATTTATGCAGCAACCTGCTTATCATTATGGAAAAAAACAAGGAGCAAAGTATTACCATTTTATATAGTCTCAGGAATTTTGATTTTCTATACGATAATTGCTTATTTTTATCATATCAATGTTATTTCTTCAATCGCAATTATCGGTTTTTCGATGGGAATTATGAATACAATTGTGACTTCCGTCGGGAGCCAAAAAGTAAATACAGATTTCGTAACGGGAACTTTGAACAGCTTGGCCAGAAATACCGCAATGCTGAGTATGACAAAAGATAAAGCAGAAAAAGAAGAGTATAAATCAAATGCCATTCATCTTTTACTTTTATGGATTGGCTTTTTATCCGGCGCGTTTATCGCTCCTTTCCTACTCGATTATTTGGGAAAATGGACTTTTATTCTTCCGGCTACACTGTTAATGATTTGCGGATTATTGATATCTAAAACTTTAAAAGTTAAAAACACTTAA
- a CDS encoding DsbA family protein, which translates to MSLKPNVSKTDHAQGNLDADLVIVEYGDYQCPYCGAAYPVLKELMKEFGSQIKFVFRNFPLSEMHQYARPAALAAEAANLQGKFWEMHDAIYENQQYLNEDFLLKLAKKLSLDIPQFKADIENPKLTEKIDADFQSGIVSGVNGTPSFFVNGNKFNGGAEDLVQLLNENAE; encoded by the coding sequence ATGTCACTAAAACCTAATGTCAGCAAAACTGACCACGCACAAGGCAACTTAGATGCCGATTTAGTTATCGTAGAATATGGAGATTATCAATGTCCGTATTGTGGAGCAGCTTATCCTGTTCTGAAAGAACTGATGAAAGAATTCGGAAGTCAGATCAAATTTGTTTTCAGAAACTTCCCTTTATCAGAAATGCATCAATATGCAAGACCGGCAGCACTCGCAGCAGAAGCAGCCAATCTTCAAGGGAAATTCTGGGAAATGCACGATGCGATTTATGAAAATCAACAATATCTGAACGAAGATTTCCTATTAAAGTTAGCTAAAAAATTAAGCTTAGATATTCCTCAATTCAAGGCAGATATTGAAAACCCTAAATTAACAGAAAAGATAGATGCAGATTTTCAAAGCGGTATTGTCAGCGGAGTGAACGGAACACCATCTTTCTTCGTAAACGGAAATAAATTCAACGGAGGAGCAGAAGACTTAGTGCAACTTTTGAACGAAAATGCTGAGTAA
- a CDS encoding alpha/beta fold hydrolase, whose product MSTLQLKDGTEIFYKDQGKGQVLMFHHGWPLSSDDWDAQVIFFLQKGYRVVTHDRRGHGRSSQDIYGHNIEQYASDAAELVEFLDLKDVVHIGHSTGGGEVIRYVNKYANGRAKKAILISAVPPIMVASESNPDGVPMEVFDNIRDQTLNNRQQFYIDLTFPFYGYNREGAKVKEGVQRNWWRQGMMGGIVAHYDGIKAFSETDFREDLKAVDIPVLVLHGEDDQIVPYQNAALKSIKLLKNGTIKTYPGFPHGMPTTEAETINKDLLEFIQS is encoded by the coding sequence ATGAGTACACTACAATTAAAAGACGGGACAGAAATTTTTTACAAAGATCAGGGGAAAGGACAAGTATTAATGTTTCACCACGGATGGCCTTTATCATCGGATGATTGGGATGCGCAGGTTATCTTTTTCTTACAGAAAGGCTACAGAGTTGTAACGCATGACAGAAGAGGTCACGGAAGATCAAGCCAGGATATCTATGGTCACAATATTGAACAATATGCTTCTGATGCAGCCGAACTGGTAGAATTCCTTGACCTGAAAGATGTTGTTCACATCGGACACTCTACAGGAGGTGGTGAAGTAATCCGTTACGTAAATAAATATGCTAACGGAAGAGCAAAAAAAGCAATATTGATCAGTGCTGTTCCGCCGATTATGGTAGCAAGCGAAAGCAATCCTGATGGGGTACCGATGGAGGTTTTCGACAACATCAGAGATCAGACGTTGAACAACAGACAGCAGTTTTATATCGACTTGACTTTCCCTTTCTACGGTTACAACAGAGAAGGTGCAAAAGTGAAAGAAGGGGTACAGAGAAACTGGTGGAGACAGGGAATGATGGGTGGAATTGTTGCGCATTACGATGGTATCAAAGCTTTTTCTGAAACTGATTTCAGAGAGGATTTAAAAGCGGTTGATATTCCTGTTTTGGTTCTTCACGGTGAAGATGATCAGATTGTTCCTTATCAGAATGCTGCTTTAAAATCAATTAAATTATTGAAAAACGGAACAATAAAAACTTATCCGGGTTTCCCTCACGGTATGCCGACGACGGAAGCGGAGACCATTAATAAAGATCTTTTGGAGTTTATCCAATCTTAA